In Providencia rettgeri, the following proteins share a genomic window:
- the deoA gene encoding thymidine phosphorylase, producing the protein MFLAQEIIRKKRDGKPLSEEEIRFFINGVRDNSVSEGQIAALAMTIYFNDMTMPERVALTLAMRDSGTVLNWKSLNLNGPLVDKHSTGGVGDVTSLMLGPMVAACGGYVPMISGRGLGHTGGTLDKLEAIPNFDIFPDDARFRDIIKDVGVAIIGQTNSLAPADKRFYATRDITATVDSIPLITASILGKKLAEGLDALVMDVKVGSGAFMPTYEKSEQLAESIVKVANGAGCKTTALLTDMNEVLASSAGNAVEVREAVQFLTGEYRNPRLYEVTMALCVEMLVSASLAANREEARQKLQAVLDNGKAAEVFGRMVAAQKGPVDFVENYNKYLPTAVLSKAVYAPQDGIITQMDTRALGMSVVTLGGGRRKATDPIDYSVGLSDIAALGAKVDTQTPLAIIHANSEKAWEEAAKEVREAMVIGDKAPEATPMVYRQISE; encoded by the coding sequence GTGTTTCTGGCACAAGAAATTATCCGTAAAAAACGCGATGGTAAGCCATTAAGTGAAGAAGAAATTCGTTTCTTTATCAATGGAGTTCGTGATAACTCAGTTTCAGAAGGTCAAATTGCTGCATTGGCAATGACTATCTATTTTAATGATATGACCATGCCTGAGCGTGTTGCATTAACATTAGCAATGCGTGATTCAGGAACGGTTCTGAACTGGAAATCACTTAACCTCAACGGCCCATTAGTTGATAAACATTCAACGGGCGGCGTGGGTGATGTGACTTCACTGATGCTTGGTCCAATGGTTGCAGCGTGTGGCGGTTATGTACCGATGATCTCAGGCCGTGGTCTAGGCCACACCGGTGGGACATTAGATAAGCTTGAAGCGATCCCTAATTTCGATATCTTCCCAGATGATGCCCGTTTTCGTGACATTATCAAAGATGTCGGGGTGGCAATTATTGGGCAAACTAATTCATTGGCACCTGCTGATAAACGTTTTTATGCAACTCGTGATATTACTGCGACAGTGGACTCAATTCCGCTAATTACGGCTTCAATTTTAGGTAAAAAACTGGCTGAAGGCCTTGATGCTCTAGTGATGGACGTTAAAGTCGGCTCTGGTGCATTTATGCCAACGTATGAGAAGTCAGAACAGCTAGCAGAGTCTATTGTTAAAGTGGCCAATGGGGCTGGCTGTAAAACGACCGCATTATTGACTGACATGAATGAAGTGTTGGCATCCAGTGCAGGTAACGCGGTTGAAGTTCGTGAAGCCGTTCAATTCTTAACGGGTGAATACCGTAATCCACGTCTTTATGAAGTTACCATGGCATTGTGCGTAGAAATGTTAGTGTCTGCTTCATTAGCTGCAAACCGTGAAGAAGCACGCCAAAAACTACAGGCGGTGTTGGATAATGGTAAAGCGGCAGAAGTGTTTGGTCGCATGGTTGCCGCTCAAAAAGGGCCTGTTGATTTTGTTGAAAACTACAACAAATATCTGCCAACAGCGGTGCTGAGCAAAGCTGTTTATGCGCCACAAGACGGTATTATCACGCAAATGGATACACGTGCGCTGGGAATGTCTGTCGTCACTTTAGGTGGTGGTCGCCGTAAAGCAACAGATCCAATTGATTATAGCGTTGGTTTAAGTGATATCGCTGCATTAGGTGCCAAAGTGGATACTCAGACGCCACTGGCCATTATCCATGCAAATAGTGAAAAAGCGTGGGAAGAAGCGGCGAAAGAAGTGCGTGAAGCGATGGTGATTGGCGACAAGGCACCTGAAGCGACACCTATGGTTTATCGCCAAATCAGCGAATAA
- the deoC gene encoding deoxyribose-phosphate aldolase, whose translation MTDLKAAAQRALSLMDLTTLNDDDTDAKVIALCHQAKSPAGNTAAICIYPRFIPIARKTLREQGTPDVRIATVTNFPHGNDDIDIALAETKAAIAYGADEVDVVFPYRALIAGNEKIGFDLVKACKDACAAANVLLKVIIETGELKDAALIRKASEISIKAGADFIKTSTGKVPVNATLESAEIMMQVIRDMGVEKTVGFKPAGGVRTAEEAAEYLALAGRILGDNWADSRHFRFGASSLLANLLNTLGFDVKKSSSSY comes from the coding sequence ATGACTGATTTAAAAGCGGCCGCACAACGCGCGCTGTCCCTTATGGATTTAACCACTTTAAATGATGACGATACCGATGCGAAAGTCATTGCATTATGTCATCAGGCGAAAAGCCCAGCAGGCAATACGGCTGCAATCTGTATTTATCCTCGTTTTATTCCAATTGCACGTAAAACATTACGTGAACAAGGCACTCCAGATGTGCGTATTGCGACGGTCACAAATTTCCCACACGGTAACGATGATATTGATATCGCATTAGCTGAAACTAAAGCGGCGATTGCTTACGGTGCCGATGAAGTTGACGTCGTTTTCCCTTATCGCGCACTGATTGCGGGTAATGAGAAAATTGGTTTTGACTTAGTGAAAGCCTGTAAAGACGCCTGTGCAGCTGCCAATGTGTTGTTGAAAGTGATCATTGAAACAGGTGAATTAAAAGATGCAGCGTTAATCCGTAAAGCGTCTGAAATTTCGATTAAAGCAGGCGCTGATTTTATTAAAACCTCTACGGGTAAAGTGCCTGTTAATGCAACTTTAGAAAGTGCAGAAATCATGATGCAAGTCATCCGTGATATGGGCGTTGAAAAAACAGTCGGTTTTAAACCGGCTGGTGGCGTCCGTACCGCAGAAGAAGCCGCAGAATACTTAGCATTAGCGGGACGAATTTTAGGTGACAATTGGGCTGATAGCCGCCACTTCCGTTTTGGGGCTTCTAGCTTATTAGCCAATTTATTAAATACGCTGGGTTTTGACGTTAAAAAATCAAGCAGCAGCTATTAA
- a CDS encoding TatD family hydrolase, whose protein sequence is MAKCQFIDTHCHFDFPPFSDSLTESLQLAQQSGVSDIVIPTVSVDNFERVWQLAQQYPQLHAAMGFHPLYLSQFQEQHIDILTDYLTKKNKKCVAIGEIGLDLYMQNPQFERQQEVLSAQLKLAKQFDLPVILHSRKSHDPLAAMLRRFEVPARGVVHGFAGSLSQAQAFVKLGYYIGVGGTITYERANKTRHVISQLPLASLLFETDAPDMPVSGFQGEPNRPERIEWVFRSLCELRHESPEEIAQQLYNNSLSLFNLTK, encoded by the coding sequence ATGGCTAAATGTCAATTTATTGATACTCATTGCCATTTTGATTTCCCACCTTTTAGTGACTCTTTGACTGAAAGTTTGCAGCTTGCCCAGCAAAGTGGCGTGAGCGATATTGTCATTCCGACAGTGAGTGTGGATAATTTTGAGCGGGTTTGGCAATTGGCACAGCAGTACCCGCAGCTCCATGCTGCTATGGGGTTTCACCCATTATATTTAAGTCAGTTTCAAGAGCAACATATTGATATATTGACTGATTATCTAACTAAAAAAAATAAAAAATGTGTGGCGATAGGCGAAATTGGGCTTGATCTCTATATGCAAAACCCGCAATTTGAACGCCAGCAAGAGGTGTTGTCTGCACAATTAAAGTTAGCGAAACAGTTTGATTTACCGGTTATTTTACATTCACGAAAAAGCCATGACCCATTAGCTGCAATGCTACGTCGTTTTGAGGTCCCTGCTCGTGGCGTCGTACATGGCTTTGCTGGCAGCCTATCTCAAGCACAAGCCTTTGTTAAACTTGGTTATTATATTGGTGTGGGGGGAACCATTACTTATGAAAGAGCGAATAAAACTCGCCATGTGATATCCCAACTTCCTTTGGCTTCATTATTATTCGAAACGGATGCCCCCGATATGCCTGTTTCAGGTTTCCAAGGCGAGCCAAATCGGCCTGAACGTATTGAGTGGGTTTTTCGTTCATTATGTGAGCTTCGCCACGAATCCCCTGAAGAAATAGCCCAACAACTTTACAACAATAGCTTGTCGTTATTTAATCTCACCAAATAA
- a CDS encoding NupC/NupG family nucleoside CNT transporter, with product MSIIGMAVLIGIAILFSSNRRAIKLRTVGGAFLIQLAIGAFVLYVPAGRSVLQGMSDAVSKVIGYGQDGMNFIFGGLVSDKMFELFGGGGFIFAFRVLPIIVFFSSLIAVLYYLGIMQLVIKILGGGLQKVLGTSRTESLSATANIFVGQTEAPLVVRPYIATMTTSELFAIMCGGLASVAGSVLAGYAQMGVPMEYLIAASFMAAPGGLLFAKLMVPETEDVNDRVDATDLVAEDERPANIIDAAASGASSGMQLALNVGAMLLAFIALIALINGILGGIGGWFDYPQLSLELLLGWLFAPIAFLIGVPWSEATVAGSFIGQKIVVNEFVAFMNFGEYMKADAEVLAAGKQVLSDHTKAIISFALCGFANLSSVAILLGGLGGMAPSRRSEVARLGMKAVMAGTLSNLMSATIAGFFLTLGAAAVI from the coding sequence ATGAGTATTATCGGAATGGCGGTACTTATCGGGATAGCTATTCTATTTTCCAGCAATCGCCGAGCTATTAAACTACGCACAGTGGGTGGTGCATTTTTAATACAACTAGCCATTGGCGCGTTTGTTCTTTATGTTCCTGCGGGGCGTAGTGTGCTCCAAGGGATGTCTGATGCGGTTTCTAAAGTTATTGGATATGGCCAAGATGGGATGAATTTCATCTTCGGTGGCCTTGTTTCCGATAAAATGTTTGAACTGTTTGGCGGCGGTGGTTTTATTTTCGCTTTCCGTGTTCTGCCTATTATCGTTTTCTTCTCTTCATTAATTGCGGTGCTTTATTATTTAGGCATTATGCAGTTAGTGATTAAAATTCTTGGTGGTGGCCTGCAAAAAGTATTGGGAACCTCAAGAACCGAATCCTTATCTGCGACAGCGAATATTTTCGTAGGGCAAACAGAGGCCCCTTTGGTTGTTCGCCCTTATATTGCAACAATGACCACATCAGAGCTGTTTGCCATCATGTGTGGTGGTTTAGCCTCTGTTGCGGGATCAGTTTTGGCGGGCTATGCGCAAATGGGCGTGCCAATGGAATACCTGATTGCCGCCTCCTTTATGGCCGCTCCAGGTGGTTTATTATTCGCTAAACTGATGGTTCCAGAAACGGAAGATGTGAACGATCGGGTTGATGCAACCGATTTAGTTGCTGAAGATGAGCGCCCTGCCAACATCATTGATGCAGCAGCCTCTGGCGCATCATCAGGGATGCAACTGGCGCTGAATGTGGGTGCAATGTTATTGGCATTTATCGCATTGATTGCATTGATCAATGGTATCTTAGGTGGTATTGGTGGTTGGTTTGACTATCCACAATTATCACTTGAATTATTATTAGGTTGGTTGTTTGCACCGATTGCCTTCTTAATTGGTGTGCCGTGGAGTGAAGCGACAGTCGCGGGTTCTTTTATCGGCCAAAAAATTGTTGTGAATGAGTTTGTTGCATTCATGAATTTTGGTGAATACATGAAAGCGGATGCTGAAGTACTGGCGGCAGGCAAACAAGTGCTTTCTGACCATACTAAAGCGATTATTTCGTTCGCATTATGTGGGTTTGCTAACTTATCATCCGTCGCTATTTTACTCGGTGGTTTAGGGGGAATGGCCCCAAGTCGTCGTAGTGAGGTTGCTCGTTTAGGTATGAAAGCGGTTATGGCGGGTACACTGTCTAACTTAATGAGTGCAACCATTGCCGGCTTTTTCTTGACGTTAGGCGCAGCCGCAGTCATTTAG
- the deoD gene encoding purine-nucleoside phosphorylase, with protein MATPHINAEMGDFADVVLMPGDPLRAKYIAETFLQDVRQVNNVRGMLGFTGTYKGRKISVMGHGMGIPSCSIYAKELITDFGVKVIIRVGSCGAVMDDVKLRDVVIGMGACTDSRVNRQRFKENDFAAIADYDLVHNAVEAAKARNVNVRVGNLFSADLFYSPDPDMFKVMEKYGILGVEMEAAGIYGVAAEFGARALTICTVSDHIKTGEQTTSEERQTTFNEMIEIALDSVLLGDK; from the coding sequence ATGGCAACTCCACATATTAATGCAGAAATGGGTGATTTCGCTGATGTCGTTCTGATGCCAGGCGACCCATTACGTGCAAAATACATCGCTGAAACTTTCCTTCAGGATGTTCGCCAAGTGAATAATGTGCGTGGCATGTTAGGTTTTACAGGGACTTATAAAGGTCGTAAGATTTCTGTTATGGGTCACGGTATGGGTATCCCTTCATGCTCAATTTACGCGAAAGAGCTGATCACTGACTTCGGTGTGAAAGTGATTATTCGTGTTGGTTCATGTGGCGCAGTGATGGATGACGTAAAATTGCGTGATGTTGTGATTGGTATGGGCGCTTGTACTGATTCACGTGTTAACCGTCAACGTTTTAAAGAAAATGATTTTGCAGCGATTGCAGACTATGACTTAGTCCATAATGCGGTTGAAGCGGCAAAAGCAAGAAACGTGAATGTCCGTGTGGGTAACCTGTTCTCAGCAGACCTATTTTACTCACCAGATCCTGATATGTTCAAAGTGATGGAAAAATACGGCATTCTAGGTGTTGAAATGGAAGCAGCGGGTATTTATGGTGTTGCGGCTGAGTTTGGTGCGCGTGCATTAACGATTTGTACCGTTTCTGACCATATCAAAACTGGCGAACAAACGACGTCAGAAGAGCGTCAAACGACGTTCAATGAGATGATTGAAATTGCATTGGATTCCGTACTGTTAGGCGACAAATAG
- a CDS encoding patatin-like phospholipase family protein, protein MGKHVSVTLGTIEPLAFFDNINSGKTALICEGGGQRGIFTAGVLDEFLISDFNPFDLMIGTSAGAQNLSAYICGQAGYARRVITRYTTNSAFFNPLRFIRGGHLIDLDWLVETTAKEFPLRIQAGLDLLDSGREFYMGASRSDDFSAAFLQPDADTWLDIIRASSAIPGFYREGVDLDGTLYQDGGISAAIPVEEAYRRGAETIVVIRTVPSQMYFTPEWVKRMTRWLEGEKNGLQRMAAMLKVHLKSYRRTQEFIENPPEDVQVFEIYPPVPLKSSALGSKVSSLNQDYHTGRRCGRYFIAALGGAFDHNTNRFRHTLAQKIESNPLDIQLEPQVPSELIPELVTEPVTSVPLAAIPANETRDG, encoded by the coding sequence ATGGGAAAACACGTTTCAGTTACACTCGGCACGATTGAGCCGCTTGCATTCTTTGATAATATCAACTCGGGAAAAACGGCTCTGATATGTGAAGGAGGCGGTCAACGAGGGATTTTTACTGCCGGGGTACTGGATGAGTTTCTTATTTCTGATTTTAACCCTTTTGATCTGATGATTGGTACTTCTGCTGGCGCCCAGAACCTTTCTGCGTATATTTGTGGGCAAGCGGGCTATGCTCGTCGCGTGATCACTCGCTATACAACTAATTCAGCATTTTTTAATCCCTTACGCTTTATTCGAGGTGGCCATCTGATTGATTTAGATTGGCTAGTCGAAACCACTGCAAAAGAATTTCCATTACGTATACAAGCAGGGCTCGATTTATTAGATTCAGGCCGTGAATTCTATATGGGAGCAAGCCGCAGTGATGATTTTTCTGCGGCCTTCTTACAGCCTGATGCCGACACTTGGTTGGATATCATTCGTGCGTCCAGCGCTATTCCCGGTTTTTATCGGGAAGGCGTTGATCTCGATGGCACTTTATATCAGGATGGCGGTATTAGTGCTGCGATCCCAGTTGAAGAGGCATACCGCCGCGGTGCTGAGACTATTGTGGTGATCCGTACCGTTCCTTCCCAAATGTATTTTACCCCTGAATGGGTGAAAAGAATGACTCGGTGGCTGGAAGGGGAAAAGAATGGCTTACAACGTATGGCTGCCATGCTTAAAGTTCATCTGAAAAGTTACCGTAGAACACAAGAATTTATTGAAAACCCACCAGAAGATGTACAGGTCTTTGAGATTTATCCACCTGTTCCACTGAAAAGTAGTGCGCTGGGTAGTAAAGTATCTTCGCTTAATCAAGATTACCATACGGGCCGTCGGTGTGGCCGCTATTTTATTGCAGCACTGGGTGGTGCATTTGACCACAATACAAATCGCTTTAGACATACCTTGGCTCAGAAAATTGAGTCGAACCCATTAGACATTCAGCTTGAGCCTCAAGTACCGAGCGAACTCATTCCTGAATTGGTGACTGAGCCTGTCACTTCAGTGCCTTTGGCAGCGATACCAGCAAATGAGACTCGTGATGGCTAA
- the deoB gene encoding phosphopentomutase: protein MKRTFIMVLDSFGIGAAHDAHKFGDEGSNTLGHIADACARGEADIGRKGPLHLPNLTKLGLGKAGEESSGSFPAGLDPNAEIIGAYGYASEISSGKDTPSGHWEIAGVPVLFDWGYFSDEENSFPQELLDTLVEKANLPGYLGNCHSSGTVILDQLGEEHMKTGKPIFYTSADSVFQIACHEETYGLDKLYELCEIAREELTKGGYNIGRVIARPFVGDKAGNFTRTGNRHDLAVEPPAPTVLKKLVDEKQGEVVSIGKIADIYAHVGITKKIKATGIDALFDATVEEMKLAGDNTIVFTNFVDFDSAYGHRRDVAGYAAALELFDRRLPELMKLVKEDDILILTADHGCDPTWPGTDHTREHIPVLIYGPKVKPGSLGHRETFADIGQTVAKYFDLSPMDYGKPML, encoded by the coding sequence ATGAAACGCACATTTATTATGGTTTTGGATTCCTTTGGGATCGGAGCTGCACACGATGCACATAAATTCGGTGATGAGGGCTCAAATACGTTGGGTCACATCGCAGATGCTTGCGCACGCGGCGAAGCGGATATTGGCCGTAAAGGGCCTCTGCATTTACCGAATTTAACAAAATTAGGTTTAGGTAAAGCAGGAGAGGAATCAAGCGGTTCATTCCCTGCGGGTCTTGATCCTAATGCAGAAATTATTGGCGCATATGGTTATGCGAGCGAAATTTCTTCGGGCAAAGATACGCCATCAGGCCATTGGGAAATTGCGGGTGTGCCTGTGCTATTCGATTGGGGTTATTTCTCTGATGAAGAAAATAGCTTCCCACAAGAACTGTTGGACACTTTAGTTGAGAAAGCTAACTTACCGGGCTATTTAGGTAACTGCCATTCATCAGGTACAGTTATCCTTGACCAACTGGGTGAAGAGCACATGAAAACAGGGAAACCGATTTTCTATACCTCAGCAGACTCCGTTTTCCAAATTGCGTGTCACGAAGAAACTTACGGCTTAGATAAACTGTATGAGTTGTGTGAAATTGCGCGTGAAGAGTTAACTAAAGGCGGCTATAACATTGGTCGTGTTATCGCACGCCCATTCGTCGGTGATAAAGCGGGTAACTTCACACGTACAGGTAACCGCCATGACTTAGCGGTAGAGCCACCAGCACCAACGGTATTGAAAAAATTAGTTGATGAAAAACAAGGTGAAGTCGTTTCTATCGGTAAAATTGCGGATATTTATGCTCACGTTGGTATCACTAAGAAAATCAAAGCGACTGGTATTGATGCCCTATTCGACGCCACAGTTGAAGAAATGAAACTGGCGGGTGATAACACTATCGTTTTCACTAACTTTGTCGATTTTGACTCTGCATACGGCCACCGCCGTGATGTAGCGGGCTATGCCGCGGCGTTAGAATTATTCGACCGCCGTTTACCCGAGTTGATGAAATTAGTTAAAGAAGACGACATTCTAATTTTAACGGCTGACCACGGTTGTGACCCAACTTGGCCAGGTACTGACCATACCCGTGAGCACATCCCAGTATTGATCTATGGTCCAAAAGTGAAACCCGGTTCATTAGGTCATCGTGAAACCTTCGCAGACATTGGGCAAACAGTCGCTAAGTATTTTGATTTGTCGCCGATGGATTATGGTAAACCAATGCTCTAA
- the prfC gene encoding peptide chain release factor 3, with protein sequence MANQDFLNEINKRRTFAIISHPDAGKTTITEKVLLFGHAIQRAGTVKGRGSNQHAKSDWMEMEKQRGISITTSVMQFPYNDCLVNLLDTPGHEDFSEDTYRTLTAVDCCLMVIDSGKGVEDRTRKLMEVTRLRDTPILTFMNKLDRDIRDPMELMDEVENELKIACCPITWPIGCGKLFKGVYHLLRDETILYQTGQGHTIQEIRIIKGLNNPDLDAAVGDELAAQLRDELELVKGASHEFDHEAFLQGELTPVFFGTALGNFGVDHMLDGLVEWAPQPQPRQTDLRQVNATEEKFTGFVFKIQANMDPKHRDRVAFMRIVSGTYEKGMKLRQVRIKKDVVISDALTFMAGDRSQVENAYAGDIIGLHNHGTIQIGDTFTQGEELKFTGIPNFAPELFRRIRLRDPLKQKQLLKGLVQLSEEGAVQVFRPLTNNDLIVGAVGVLQFDVVVSRLKSEYNVEAIYEAVNVSTARWVECDDAKKLEEFKRKNEQNLALDGGDNLSYIAPTMVNLNLTSERYPDVKFRKTREH encoded by the coding sequence ATGGCAAACCAAGATTTTCTTAATGAAATCAATAAGCGAAGGACCTTTGCTATCATCTCTCACCCCGATGCGGGTAAAACCACAATAACCGAAAAAGTGTTATTGTTTGGGCACGCTATTCAACGTGCAGGTACGGTAAAAGGCCGTGGCTCTAATCAACACGCTAAATCCGACTGGATGGAAATGGAAAAGCAGCGTGGTATTTCGATTACCACCTCTGTCATGCAGTTTCCTTATAATGATTGTCTTGTTAACTTACTGGATACCCCAGGTCACGAAGATTTCTCTGAAGATACTTACCGTACATTAACGGCAGTTGACTGCTGCTTGATGGTGATTGACTCGGGTAAAGGGGTTGAGGACCGGACACGTAAACTGATGGAAGTTACCCGCCTACGTGACACTCCAATCTTAACCTTCATGAATAAGTTGGACCGTGATATTCGTGATCCAATGGAGTTAATGGATGAAGTGGAAAATGAGCTAAAAATTGCTTGTTGTCCAATCACATGGCCTATCGGTTGTGGTAAGTTATTCAAAGGTGTTTATCATTTATTACGTGATGAAACGATCCTATACCAAACAGGTCAAGGGCATACAATTCAAGAAATCCGTATTATTAAAGGGCTAAATAACCCAGATCTCGATGCAGCGGTAGGCGATGAACTCGCTGCGCAGTTACGTGATGAGCTGGAATTGGTTAAAGGGGCATCCCATGAATTTGACCATGAGGCCTTCTTGCAGGGGGAATTAACCCCAGTCTTTTTCGGAACCGCGTTAGGTAACTTTGGTGTTGACCATATGCTAGATGGTTTAGTGGAGTGGGCTCCGCAGCCGCAACCACGCCAAACAGATTTGCGCCAAGTTAATGCGACAGAAGAAAAATTCACTGGCTTCGTGTTTAAAATTCAAGCCAATATGGACCCGAAACACCGTGACCGTGTTGCGTTTATGCGTATTGTTTCAGGTACTTATGAGAAAGGTATGAAACTGCGTCAAGTCCGTATCAAAAAAGACGTAGTAATTTCCGATGCGTTAACCTTTATGGCGGGCGATCGTTCTCAGGTCGAAAACGCCTATGCAGGGGATATCATTGGGTTGCACAACCATGGCACTATCCAAATCGGTGATACCTTCACACAAGGTGAAGAACTCAAATTTACGGGTATTCCAAACTTTGCCCCTGAATTGTTCCGTCGTATTCGCTTACGTGACCCGCTAAAACAAAAACAACTGCTAAAAGGCCTCGTTCAGTTATCTGAAGAGGGGGCGGTACAGGTTTTCCGTCCGTTAACTAACAATGATTTAATCGTTGGTGCGGTAGGGGTGTTGCAGTTTGACGTGGTCGTTTCGCGTTTGAAAAGCGAATATAACGTTGAAGCTATCTATGAAGCTGTTAACGTTTCTACTGCACGTTGGGTTGAGTGTGATGATGCGAAGAAACTTGAAGAGTTTAAGCGCAAAAATGAGCAAAACTTAGCCCTCGATGGTGGCGATAACTTATCTTATATCGCACCGACTATGGTGAACCTTAACCTCACCAGTGAACGCTACCCAGACGTTAAATTCCGTAAAACACGCGAACACTAA
- a CDS encoding BON domain-containing protein encodes MKNAKLLSLLGVIGLSWALAACSSSSDSALKKQASETWDSASKTVEMAGKDTGNAISSGAKNTGDYIDDSAITADVKGKLLGTKGISSNSVSVKTVNGVVYLSGFVKSADQMDKITQVASQVNGVKSVQNGLVISN; translated from the coding sequence ATGAAAAATGCAAAACTATTGAGTTTGTTAGGAGTTATTGGGTTGAGCTGGGCGCTTGCGGCTTGTAGCTCATCATCAGATAGCGCTTTGAAAAAACAAGCCTCAGAAACCTGGGACAGTGCATCTAAGACCGTTGAAATGGCTGGTAAAGATACTGGAAATGCTATTTCGAGTGGCGCTAAAAACACCGGTGATTATATTGATGACTCAGCGATTACTGCCGATGTAAAAGGGAAATTACTGGGTACGAAAGGTATTTCGAGTAACAGTGTATCAGTAAAAACCGTCAATGGTGTTGTTTACTTATCAGGCTTTGTTAAATCAGCCGATCAAATGGATAAAATTACCCAAGTGGCATCGCAAGTTAATGGGGTCAAATCGGTACAAAATGGTTTAGTGATTTCTAACTAA
- a CDS encoding GNAT family N-acetyltransferase produces the protein MNNVTIRRATLDDVPAITQMHADYSAYANTLQLPYPTEKTWEARLGENDPLVTQFVATINKDVVGLLVINQPSQIRRRHVATFGITVSEAHQGKGIGSKLMQVMVDYCDNWLNVRRIELEVFAANGSGVGLYEKFGFELEGRMRDYAFRDGEYVDAVVMSRIKK, from the coding sequence ATGAACAACGTAACTATCCGTAGAGCAACGCTGGACGATGTGCCTGCAATCACCCAAATGCACGCTGACTATTCTGCGTATGCCAACACCTTACAATTGCCTTACCCAACAGAAAAAACATGGGAAGCTCGCCTTGGGGAAAATGATCCACTCGTCACTCAATTTGTTGCTACCATCAATAAGGACGTTGTGGGCTTACTTGTAATTAACCAACCAAGCCAAATACGCCGCCGCCATGTGGCTACCTTCGGTATTACCGTCAGTGAAGCTCATCAAGGTAAAGGTATTGGTTCCAAACTGATGCAAGTGATGGTGGATTACTGCGATAACTGGTTGAATGTACGCCGTATCGAGCTAGAAGTGTTTGCAGCAAATGGCAGTGGCGTTGGCCTATATGAAAAGTTTGGCTTTGAACTAGAAGGCCGTATGAGAGATTATGCATTTCGTGATGGGGAATACGTTGATGCGGTGGTGATGAGTAGGATCAAAAAATAG